A genomic region of Oncorhynchus mykiss isolate Arlee chromosome 2, USDA_OmykA_1.1, whole genome shotgun sequence contains the following coding sequences:
- the LOC110533812 gene encoding secreted frizzled-related protein 5-like, translating into MDLLTVTLALLVHLTPAWGFDMGQSTRCVPIPHQMSVCQDVGYSEMRLPNFLGHSSLEGEVVPRSEDWRPLLQTGCHPHAQAFLCSLIAPICLDTFIQPCRSLCVAVRDSCAPVLACQGHVWPEALDCDRFPAQEDMCLTPHPKHSNSHLAKALPQPACQACPSVEEHPTLKTVLDALCQDDFAVTAKLSRRRRPSGEPEFEVEGRVEFIRQGPLLPYDTQYLLQQWLLINLRCANALVRPGRAQLYLLTGAVQPEGTLALTRLFPWHKKDHSIAVATRKWKHHKC; encoded by the exons ATGGATCTCCTCACCGTAACCCTGGCTCTCTTGGTTCACCTGACCCCAGCCTGGGGCTTCGACATGGGCCAGTCGACCCGCTGTGTCCCCATCCCCCACCAGATGAGTGTGTGCCAGGACGTGGGCTACTCGGAGATGAGGCTGCCAAACTTCCTGGGCCACAGCAGCCTGGAGGGCGAAGTGGTTCCCCGCTCGGAGGACTGGAGACCCCTGCTGCAGACTGGCTGCCATCCCCATGCCCAAGCCTTCCTCTGCTCCCTCATCGCCCCTATCTGCCTCGACAC GTTTATCCAGCCGTGCCGTAGCCTGTGCGTGGCCGTCAGGGACAGCTGTGCCCCAGTACTGGCCTGTCAGGGCCACGTCTGGCCAGAGGCGCTGGACTGTGACCGTTTCCCTGCCCAGGAGGACATGTGTCTGACCCCCCACCCCAAACATAGCAACAGCCACCTCGCCAAAGCATTGCCTCAGCCTGCATGCCAAGCCTGTCCTTCCGTGGAGGAGCACCCTACACTGAAGACAGTTCTGGACGCTCTGTGCCAGGATGACTTTG ctGTAACAGCCAAGCTGTCTCGCCGGCGCCGGCCGTCAGGGGAGCCAGAGTTTGAGGTGGAGGGCCGGGTAGAGTTTATCCGCCAGGGCCCCCTGCTTCCCTACGACACCCAGTACCTCCTCCAGCAGTGGCTGCTCATTAACCTACGGTGTGCCAACGCCCTAGTCCGGCCCGGCCGCGCCCAGCTCTACCTGCTGACTGGGGCGGTGCAGCCAGAAGGCACCCTGGCCCTCACCCGCCTCTTCCCATGGCACAAGAAGGACCACAGCATCGCAGTTGCCACGCGCAAGTGGAAGCACCACAAGTGTTGA